The segment GTCGGAAacataacaattattaaaatgatcaGTGagcagtttcaaatttaatcgtGCCGTGTGAATGAACTCCACGTGATGGCGTGTAGCAGCGAATATCACGATTTGAGGAGGGTCAACGTTCTTGGCATGCTTTTCAGCCAGTTTATGCATCAAGCACAGGAGAACTGACGTCTTTTCTTCTTGCCGGCACCAAATGTAGTTGCAGTCGAGTTTGTCCGACAATTTTGACTCCACGTCCAATCTGAAAAAAGGCAACACAATTCAATCGCACGCTAATTTGGcataaatcatttcaaacCTGATCAGAAGAGGGTCTGATAGTCCAATTCTTGTAAATTCCACAAGAGACTTTGGAAGGGTAGCTGAAAACAGGAGAGTTTGTCTTGTGCTTGGGAGACGAGCAATGATGTCTTTGAGTTGCTCTCCAAAACCCATTTCAAAAAGCCTGAaagtgataaataattatcaataaatctacatgtcattgattttttgactGCCATACCGATCTGCCTCATCGAAGACGACTATTTCAATGGAGTTTAGTTTCAATTCCATTTCAACACACAGGTGGACAAATCTTCCTGGAGTAGCTACGATAATATCAGGATTTCCGTGGATTGCTTCAAATTGGCTCTCCATATTGTCTCCACCAGATATGAGACAGCACTTCAAGCCTGTGAACTTTCCGATCTCCCTGATGAATGTGATAGTCTGTGAAATgtgaattttagttaaattgtCAATACATACACAGTTACAATGTATATTAATCTCCAAAATACACACCTGCATGGCAAGTTCTCTAGTTGGCAACATGATCAAGCCTCTTGCCCCTGATTTCGCTATCCTGGTTTTgagcttttcaaaaattggaatCAAGAAGCAGGCTGTTTTTCCACTGCCTGTCCTGGCCATTGCAACCAGATCTCTGCCCTGTAAAGCTACAGGGATGGTCTGCAAAtgttgtatatattttataaataaaattatgaattaaaaatttatcatacaTACCCTTCTTTGAATTGGTGTAGGGACTTTGTAACCTCTCTTCTGAATTCCTTTCACAATTGGATGACTGAGACCCATGCCTTTAAATCCATCTCCCTGTTTCTTTTTACTCTTCTTTTGAACGGGGAAAGGGTCTGTGTCTTGAAAAGACTCTATGTAATCTCTTGTTGAATTCATCTCAATCTGATTGTTTCTAGCCTCAGTGGAAATATAAGACGGGGACACCTTTAAAATGAGAGGAAATTTGAAACACAGCTCATCCGCATGGCAATGTGCTGCACTGCTTGAATTCTGAATTGTAAACAACACCCACTAACACACGTGGAAGAAACCAACGCTGATTGGTTCATAAGGGAAGAAAGCCCTTCATTGGCCAATATACTATTATAGGTTAACGCggttattttcaaattctttttactAATACATTGTCATTTGTCCTgcatcttaaaattatttcatagcGTCATAGCGTTATTtacgttttgatttttttgtatcgtCATTAGGCGTATTCGTTGCGTGAATTAAGTCCATCAAGATATTGTTGAGGCCGGTTTAAGCataggaaaaaatatgaattagtATCCTTGCACTtctattatattaattaattttcagaattttacaAGATTTCTTTTGCGAGTGTCGTTCAACCCCATACTATTTGCACATATAcgtttttcctgattttttttcaaataatatatattatatgatgtttttattaaataagtACTATTTTTACCaggtaatattaaaatcaaagaatAACCACACAACTTGAGAggatttctaaaatttgcagcagCTAAAAGGAATTCAGTTtcaacataataattaatttattgtggaCTGGTAAGAACATAAAAGCCAAGAATCATTAGAAGTAGATCATATTTAGCTGAActcaatgtttaaattaaatgtaaaaccaaatatttgattttttccagacGTCAATTTTTTCACAACTTAAGTTTTCCCAAAATATGATCGTTCTAAAATTCTATACAGtgtgtaattttcattttactttaaCTATATAACAATCTATAGCTTGACCAGCCATTCACTCATTCCGCAGGTTCAAAAGTGTAGTGAACACCATTGGCAGGCAACTGCTTCGGCATTACTGGTTGGTAGTACGTGAAATCGTAGGTCAAGAAGTAGATTCCGATGAGGGAGCCGATGAATCCGATGGAAGCTAGTATCTGGGTCTTGTATGGGATTTTTGGTTTCGCGGAGATGTTCCACCGGTCCTCTCCAATAGCATCAGCGTGAGCGTGGACCGGATCTCCAAAGTTTCTTTTGTGTTCAGGGAAATCCCAGTTGTAGTAAGGGTCCCTGGACTCTCCCGAGATGTCAGGCAGCTTGGGGTAGTCTCCCATACCGTAGCTCTCGTCAGGGTAGGGCTGATATTCGTCAGGGTGCATGTTGTATCTCTTAGCAGCTGCTCGCCGTTCTTCCTCCGTCTTGGGGAACGGTCCTGGCGCAAAATCTTTGTTCCATCCCCCGGCTGACCTCAAAGCTTGGAAGGTGATATTTTGGCCAGTGCTCGATGACAGACCTTTGCGCACTAAGCTCCTTAGAAGTGCCATTTCTTCGTcaactggaaataatttaaggaTTATAATTTGTTCCGTTAGCACagcgattaattttaaaaatatgttttgtgtGGCAGGCGAAAAGTTTTATCcgagcaattaaaatcaaagacGCTGGTTCAATTGGGTAAAATGGTTGACACTCATTTTGGAAACTTATAAAAACATACTCTTAAAGATACGACGGGACGATCAAACCACTGCAAGACTGAATTTTCAATGGCactttaacaaaatttcatattttgagtCGCTGTTTTGCACTCCCTGCTGTCGGCAGATAAGTGAACGAACAGTAATGGCTGCTATCCAATGCCAATTTGACCAATCACCGTGCTTGAATCTccttcattgaaaattttaaacatgctTGGCGCGTTTTGATGAAGAGACTGTTCAACTTCTTTGCCGCCGCCTTTTCCATCTATTTGTGCTATcagatttcattttaaattgcgttttttcCGCGGAAATTCGTATCAATTAATATTGTCAGGCAAATTTTCTTCGCAAATTTAGGTTTGACCATAAGACATCCCAGCTGCAGTATTATGTTTATTGTTCATAAAGTTCCTTTCTGATCATTCATTCATCAAATTAAACAGTGTTTCAAATGCCTATAATGACTTTGTATTTACATATGATGGCATAAGTAATGCATTGAATAAAtcttatttgtaaaaatatacatgATGTTAGGCAAAGTACAAGTCTCCAATTGCTTAGACTGACTCACTGAGAATCAATAAAAGTAAGCATACTCATAGGTGCTGacatggaaatgaaaattaaaaagttactcccaaaacaaaaatcatgcaGATGAATCCCCCATTTTTGTGTGACAAACGTCCTCTGCACTGAGTTTTAATTAGTATTTCACCTTCTTAAAATTACAAGATGGGCAAggagaaatgaaaacaagATGTGCTTGAAACACAAAGAAAGGCCCACACAGACGGTAAGCATATTTTTGAGTAAAAGCACCTACttattcagattaaaaatagttaagtGTCAACCACTCTGCTCTTGATTAAAGTATAGAACATTCAACGTAATCCACTTAAAATGAAGCTTGATGACGGTTCAGGTGAACATTGATTCTCTATTATTCCAAAATATACAGTGACAACTCTTGAGTTTGCCTCGCCGAAAGAGACCTATATAAATACCCAAGTACACACCACATTCTTAACAAAGTTCATCTCAAAACTGCCTggcttaaatttattgtttagaGTTTGGAGCCATCTGCAAGAATTGCTCATAAGCATCTTGCAGCTCTTCGTCCATTCCTTCGTCCTCATCTCTGCGGGCAAAAAGAAGTCGTTAATAACTGGTCAAAACTAAAGCAGCAATGAGCTCACCCTCCTTTGTTTCCAGCGTTGAGGCCGTCTTGGAGGAATCTGCTCTCTTCAGCAGTCAGTATTTGGCCATCAGGTCCGTAATAGACAGGCTCATTCTGTAAGGAATAATTTCAGAACTTGCAATCATGTTATAAAGGCAAGGACTTTACAGTGAAGTGGTTGGACTGGTGAGAAGCTCCGTCACCACTGCTCCACTGCGATTGAACAGGTGAAGGTGGTGATCGACCCCAGGTCTGGTGTCTCAGGTTGACCACGCTCTTGGCCAGGGTTGCCATGTTGGGCTTCAAGTTTGGACATGACTGAGCCGCGGTGAGCAAATCCTCCAACTGGTCCATGGAGGCTGAGTCCACCTCCTGCTCCAGATGCATTCCTGCaagctgaaattcaaatgtttttaacaCTCTATAATTTCAAGGGGATAAGGACGAATTTGGTTTTTCTATATGAGATTCAAAGCATGAAAAGTAGGtcatgataaaaaattgttgaccaTAGAATTAAAGGTCGTgtggatgaaatttaaaaattgtgacagtaaaatcatcaaatcaaTAAGTTAATCACAATAAGTAATCACAAGTTCCTATATACCTTGAGCACCTGACAGGCGCATTTGACGTTATCATCGTTCGGACTGGAAAGCAGAAGTTTGAGATCTTCATAT is part of the Cloeon dipterum chromosome 1, ieCloDipt1.1, whole genome shotgun sequence genome and harbors:
- the ND-ASHI gene encoding NADH dehydrogenase [ubiquinone] 1 beta subcomplex subunit 8, mitochondrial, with translation MALLRSLVRKGLSSSTGQNITFQALRSAGGWNKDFAPGPFPKTEEERRAAAKRYNMHPDEYQPYPDESYGMGDYPKLPDISGESRDPYYNWDFPEHKRNFGDPVHAHADAIGEDRWNISAKPKIPYKTQILASIGFIGSLIGIYFLTYDFTYYQPVMPKQLPANGVHYTFEPAE